One segment of Anopheles stephensi strain Indian chromosome 3, UCI_ANSTEP_V1.0, whole genome shotgun sequence DNA contains the following:
- the LOC118511547 gene encoding adenosine deaminase-like protein yields the protein MPRLSAKQTEAAFLSSRMEFYQLLPKIELHAHLNGSLSNSTLSELRKLKYGKEVPTGIDDCFYKILNGESLTLEECFKKFQYAHDLTDRRDTLERATQRVIEDFAKDNVIYLELRTTPKATAQMSKREYLSTVLEVISKTPVNQPAIMVKLLPSIDRSKGVLEAMENVKLVIELDTLYPGTMVGFDLSGNPFGTKFVDFIPALKAAREHGFRLALHCGEFEDVQEVKEMLALGVDRIGHGTFIEGENLAYASEHKIPFECCLTSNVKCKTVPSYDDHHVAKLLKMKQPVCVCTDDFGVFETSLSQELQICAKTFDLSNAQIVELQRNAVEYTFATEQEKKELRLKIDQFFEAQTACKP from the exons ATGCCGCGGCTTTCTGCGAAGCAAACAGAAGCAGCATTTCTTTCCAGCAGGATGGAGTTTTATCAGCTACTACCAAAGATT GAGCTGCATGCCCATCTGAACGGATCGCTCAGCAACAGTACGCTGAGTGAGCTGCGTAAGTTGAAGTACGGCAAGGAGGTTCCGACCGGGATCGACGACTGCttttacaaaatattgaaCGGAGAATCGCTCACCCTGGAAGA ATGTTTCAAAAAGTTTCAATATGCGCACGATTTGACCGATCGCCGGGACACGCTGGAACGTGCGACTCAGCGTGTGATTGAAGATTTTGCCAAAGACAACGTGATCTACCTAGAGCTCCGGACGACACCAAAAGCCACCGCCCAGATGTCGAAGCGGGAATACCTATCAACGGTGCTGGAAGTGATCAG TAAAACGCCAGTAAATCAACCGGCAATCATGGTTAAACTGTTACCCTCAATCGACCGCTCCAAGGGTGTGCTGGAAGCGATGGAAAATGTTAAACTTGTCATCGAACTAGACACCCTCTACCCCGGCACGATGGTTGGCTTCGATTTGAGTGGCAATCCGTTCGGCACAAAATTTGTCGACTTTATCCCCGCGTTAAAGGCGGCACGGGAGCATGGCTTCCGTTTGGCTTTACACTGTGGCGAGTTTGAGGATGTGCAGGAGGTGAAGGAGATGCTTGCGCTGGGTGTGGACCGTATCGGACATGGGACGTTCATAGAAG GGGAGAATCTTGCCTACGCTAGCGAACATAAAATACCATTCGAATGTTGCCTGACGAGCaatgtaaaatgcaaaaccgTTCCTTCCTACGATGATCATCACGTGGCTAAATTgctaaaaatgaaacaacccgtctgtgtttgt ACGGATGATTTCGGCGTGTTCGAGACGAGCCTATCGCAAGAGCTACAGATATGTGCCAAAACATTCGATTTGTCCAATGCGCAGATAGTGGAGCTGCAGCGAAATGCTGTCGAGTATACGTTCGCTACCGAGCAGGAGAAAAAGGAACTGCGCCTCAAAATTGACCAATTCTTCGAGGCCCAAACCGCATGTAAGCCATAA
- the LOC118511548 gene encoding GTP-binding protein Rit2 — translation MAGDFSGCTARKKNRAQSIEYNPVKTDGSGENSKQPTNPLTTRSGLRVYKIVILGDGGVGKSAVTLQFVSHSFLDYHDPTIEDSYQQQAVIDGEAALLDILDTAGQVEFTAMRDQYMRCGEGFIICYSVTDRHSFQEASEYRKLIARVRLTEDIPLVLVANKLDLQSQRKVTTEEGKTLAKQFGCPFYETSAALRHYIDEAFFSLVREIRRKEEQRALNGGSSSEKIHPRRRSRWWRLRSIFALVFRRRRNATGINQ, via the exons ATGGCAGGCGACTTTTCGGGCTGCACAGCGCGGAAGAAAAATCGGGCCCAATCCATCGAGTACAATCCGGTCAAGACGGATGGCAGTGGTGAAAATTCGAAACAACCCACGAACCCGCTGACCACCCGGAGCGGACTGCGGGTGTACAAGATAGTGATCCTGGGTGACGGAGGCGTCGGGAAATCGG CCGTTACCCTTCAGTTCGTCAGCCACAGCTTCCTGGACTATCATGATCCGACGATTGAGGACTCGTACCAGCAGCAGGCCGTTATCGATGGAGAAGCCGCCCTGCTGGACATACTGGATACGGCCGGACAGGTGGAATTTACGGCCATGCGTGATCAGTATATGCGGTGCGGGGAAGGTTTCATCATCTGCTACTCGGTTACCGATCGGCACAGCTTTCAGGAAGCTTCCGAGTACCGGAAGCTGATTGCCCGTGTACGGCTAACGGAAGACATtccgctggtgctggtggctaACAAGCTCGATTTGCAGTCGCAGCGGAAGGTTACGACGGAGGAGGGCAAAACGCTGGCCAAGCAGTTCGGGTGTCCGTTCTATGAAACGTCGGCCGCCCTAAGACACTACATCGATGAGGCGTTTTTCTCGCTGGTGCGTGAGATACGGCGAAAGGAGGAACAACGG GCACTGAACGGTGGTTCCAGCTCGGAAAAGATACACCCAAGGCGGCGCAGTCGCTGGTGGCGGTTACGGTCAATATTTGCACTCGTCTTTAGACGCCGCCGAAATGCTACCGGTATCAATCAATAG